A window from Streptomyces subrutilus encodes these proteins:
- a CDS encoding ABC transporter ATP-binding protein yields the protein MPTVSRADIAPTAYAWEIRATGLKVKAGRNRMAVDGLDLSLGTGVHGLLGPNGAGKTTLIRALATVLRPAGGELELLGESAGGLGEHRALRRRIGYLPQEFGYYKRFTVREFVEYMAWLKEVPAADIPAAVQRAVERVGLADRADERMKALSGGMVRRAGIAQAIVNDPSILLLDEPTVGLDPAQRLRLRALLQELGRDACVVVSTHLVEDVAAACTDVVLFAEGRLVFQGTPARLAAAGGPEHVGDSPLERGYSALLLDPVRTRGAW from the coding sequence ATGCCCACAGTGAGCAGGGCCGACATCGCCCCCACGGCCTACGCCTGGGAGATCCGGGCGACCGGTCTGAAGGTCAAGGCGGGCAGGAACCGGATGGCCGTCGACGGGCTCGACCTGTCGCTGGGCACCGGCGTACACGGCCTCCTCGGCCCCAACGGAGCCGGCAAGACCACCCTCATCCGGGCGCTGGCCACCGTCCTGCGGCCCGCCGGGGGCGAGCTGGAACTGCTCGGGGAGTCCGCGGGCGGGCTGGGCGAGCACCGCGCGCTGCGCCGCCGGATCGGCTACCTGCCGCAGGAGTTCGGCTACTACAAGCGCTTCACCGTACGCGAGTTCGTCGAGTACATGGCCTGGCTGAAGGAGGTGCCCGCGGCGGACATCCCCGCGGCCGTGCAGCGCGCCGTGGAGCGGGTCGGCCTGGCCGACCGGGCCGACGAACGGATGAAGGCGCTGTCGGGCGGGATGGTGCGGCGGGCCGGCATCGCCCAGGCCATCGTCAACGACCCGTCGATCCTCCTGCTGGACGAGCCGACGGTCGGCCTGGACCCGGCGCAGCGGCTGCGCTTGCGCGCCCTGCTCCAGGAACTGGGCAGGGACGCCTGCGTGGTCGTCTCCACCCATCTGGTGGAGGACGTGGCAGCGGCCTGCACCGACGTGGTGCTGTTCGCCGAGGGACGGCTGGTCTTCCAGGGCACGCCGGCCCGGCTCGCCGCGGCGGGCGGCCCGGAACACGTGGGCGACAGCCCGCTGGAGCGCGGCTACTCGGCGCTGCTCCTGGACCCGGTGCGGACGAGGGGTGCCTGGTGA
- a CDS encoding type IV pilus twitching motility protein PilT, whose translation MSTHATLEATMSGPSSAIIEHLLGELWERGGSDLLLTAGSAPFLRVDGALRPVEGTALTEPEVDRLVTGVLGRELAERFRREKQIDFAFSWGERARLRGNAFVQRGASALALRIIPFDVPSSERLGLPPVVIGWAALPRGFVLVTGPTGSGKSTSLAALLDYVNTHRSVHILTIEDPIEYLHRHKRSAVSQREVGTDTDSFPAALRSALREDPDVLLLGEMRDPESISAALTIAETGHLVFATLHTNDASQTLDRIVDVFPAGQQPQIRLQLAHTLVGILNQTLIPRTGGGRVAAFEVLVGTSAIRNLIREGKTRQIRNMVSTGHRDGMQTLETSINALVAAGVITYEEAVLHTAHPEDVQRPHAPAGRT comes from the coding sequence ATGAGCACACACGCCACCTTGGAGGCCACCATGTCCGGGCCGAGTTCCGCCATCATCGAGCACCTGCTCGGCGAGCTGTGGGAGCGGGGCGGCAGCGACCTGCTGCTCACCGCCGGATCGGCGCCGTTCCTCCGCGTCGACGGCGCCCTGCGGCCGGTCGAGGGGACCGCGCTGACCGAGCCGGAGGTCGATCGGCTGGTGACCGGGGTGCTGGGCCGGGAACTCGCGGAACGCTTCCGCCGGGAGAAGCAGATCGATTTCGCGTTCAGCTGGGGGGAGCGGGCCAGGTTGCGCGGGAACGCCTTCGTGCAGCGCGGCGCGTCGGCGCTGGCGCTGCGGATCATCCCGTTCGACGTGCCGTCGTCCGAGCGGCTCGGGCTCCCCCCGGTCGTCATCGGGTGGGCGGCCTTGCCGCGCGGGTTCGTGCTGGTCACCGGGCCGACCGGGTCGGGGAAGTCGACCAGCCTGGCGGCGCTCCTCGACTACGTCAACACGCACCGGTCGGTGCACATCCTCACCATCGAGGACCCGATCGAGTACCTGCACCGGCACAAGCGCTCGGCCGTCAGCCAGCGCGAAGTCGGCACCGACACCGACTCGTTCCCCGCCGCGCTGCGCTCGGCCCTGCGCGAGGACCCCGACGTCCTGCTGCTCGGCGAGATGCGCGACCCGGAGAGCATCTCCGCGGCCCTGACCATCGCCGAGACCGGTCACCTGGTGTTCGCCACCCTGCACACCAACGACGCGTCGCAGACGCTGGACCGCATCGTCGACGTGTTCCCGGCCGGGCAACAGCCGCAGATCCGGCTGCAATTGGCGCACACCCTGGTCGGCATCCTCAACCAGACGCTCATCCCCCGGACCGGCGGGGGCCGGGTGGCCGCCTTCGAGGTGCTGGTGGGCACGTCGGCGATCCGCAACCTGATCCGCGAGGGCAAGACCCGCCAGATCCGCAACATGGTCTCGACCGGCCACCGCGACGGCATGCAGACCCTCGAAACCAGCATCAACGCTCTCGTCGCGGCGGGCGTCATCACGTACGAGGAGGCCGTGCTGCACACGGCCCACCCGGAGGACGTCCAGCGGCCCCACGCCCCGGCCGGCCGCACCTGA